Genomic window (Octopus bimaculoides isolate UCB-OBI-ISO-001 chromosome 28, ASM119413v2, whole genome shotgun sequence):
CACATGACACACCCTACTTCCGTTTCCGCTAGAATCTGCTTGACTCGGGAGATTAAACAacgtgtttctgtatgtttcCACGGAGATTTGGTGTGATTGAATATATCTTCAcactaaatattgatttgtatAGCATTACAGGTAAGATATACACACCCATCCATCGATTAATCGTTCGTGCCGGATCTCTTATCTGGCTTCCAGAAATCCGGGAATACTTATACCGTGTATTGAGTATTCGGTTCCGCCCTTCCTGCCTCTGAAGATGTCCAGGTTTTCAGCTTTACACTTTGTGGGTCCTGAGGGACTGTGGCCTTCCGTGCTGTCACCCCCCTCTCTTTAGCTTCTCTGGTCATATCTAATTCAGATTGCTTTACTCCAGAGCACACAACACTACGCTACAGTGAGCCATGTTGAGCAGAATGTTCCGGTATTCTTTCGATTTGACTcgaaataaagcaaaacattacAATCGGTTGTTTCCGTGAAAAGCACGTTGTCTTGTCGACTTTCAGTTGACGAaacgggaggaggaggagaacgctAATGGGTTGTAcgtgcgtgcttgttcttgtttgcatcatcatccagtgtttttaATCTGGGTCTTGTCCCTGTTAATTCGGGGGTAGCCGAATCTACCATAGAAACTATCCTCATACAATCTCGCCACTGTGTCCTGATTTGGGCATCCTCCTTTTGCAAACCAATCCTTCCAGTCCCCTCCACCTTTTTCTCAGTTTACTATATCAGCTGTGCTGATTCTGCCCGtaaaaaaggaacaaataatacaatatggctGTAGGCCATAACCATGTAGTGCCGGAATGAattcctagtgtgtgtgtgtatacatttatacacacacatgtgaaaacACAATGTGAAGGTGTAGTTGTAGTTTACAAATTTTTAGATTTCATCCAATGTTATATGATGTCATTTGTTAATCAATATAGAAATGTTACAACATTCCCATTTTGATCTCTCCTCTATATCtaaaactgtttatttattatttcagattaatGGATGACATTGGCATAAAACAACCTTTGTACATTTGAGACATCTGGAATACTTATCATTGTTTCAAAAActaaaggaaaatgttttagAGGACAAATATAACCCAACTGCTATAAATCTAGACTGGAATTCCTGTGAAATATTTGCTCTGAACGAAGATTCATAGAAACATTTCTGCATCTCATTATCTGCTGCTTTTGCATTCTAATTAAACTTGATTTTATTTCTAAAGCAGTTTGCAACATCTTTAGATATTGATAAAGGTCACAGTTGATAGCAGTAGAAACATTTCTAAGGAATAAAttataagaagaaaaaggaaattgtATCTTGTGGTGAGAgaagaaagataaaggaaaaatttaatacTGTGAGAAACTTCAATAGTTGGGTTGATTTGTATCCTCTAGAGAAATGTCAAAAGAATTAGGAAAATCACAACATtgttgtgaaatctgtggtacaTCATATCCTAGACGTAGTGAGTTGGTTAAACACATTcgtgttcatacaggtgagaagccatttcactgtgacatctgtgggagATCATTCACTCAGAACGGTAGCTtaagtaaacacaaacatatccacacaggagagaaaccatatcactgtgatatctgtggtaaatcattctccgcAAAAGCTAACTTAACcatacacaaacgtgttcatacaggagagaagccatttcactgtgttatctgtggtaaatcattctctgactgCAGAATCTTAAgaagacacaaacgtattcacacaggagagagaccgtatcactgtgatatctgtggcaaggCATTCTCTGGAATTAATAActtgactacacacaaacgtattcatacaaggGAAAAACCATAtacttgtgatatctgtggcacaTCATTCTCTGATTCCAGAATCTTAAgaagacacaaacgtattcacacaggagagagaccgtatcactgtgatatctgtggtaaatcattctctagaattAATAActtgactacacacaaacgtattcatacaggggaaaaaccatatgcttgtgatatctgcggtaaatcattcactgCAAATAGTACCTTAAttcaacacaaacgtattcatacaggagagaagccatataactgtgatatctgtggcctctcattctctcgaaatagtgccttaactaaacacaagcttatacatacaggagagaaactatATCACTGTGATTTTTGAAGGCGGAGAATCTGGATGTTCTCTCTGTAGAAGTGAAATTTTGTCATAAACATGGTCATGCTGCACAGTAACAAGGGACCTGGTTGAATGGAGAAGAACGCAGATGCCATGAACTGTACTGCGAATATCCTCGGTCAATGTAATAAGCTTTGCAATGACATCTTTACCAAATTTGTTGAGACTGGAGAAATTTCGGTGCGGAAGATGGCTGGGAATCATAATCCAAAGACTTCAGTAGATCCTGATCTTCATCTAAATCTAAATTGGTGATTCAATACTGTTGCTCTTTAAATATTCACAGAGATTTTTCTCTGGTGGATATCTATACCACTGATATTGTTTGGAAGACCTTAGAAAttctgtgatggtgatggtgttcaAAATACATGAAACCAATTCCAAGACAGACATTCATCGCAGTGGAATCCCCTCATTTCACCTGGACTGTCACTCATTAGTGTGTGTATTAATTGTTCTCCACTGCTTGTTACATTaatctccccctctcccccaaTCAACCAAACTACACCTCTTCACACACTACAATCCCTTTCCCTCCACCTGCTCCCCatttatttacgttgtttagaaaaaaaaaattcattttgttcacaaaaatttaatttaaaaaaaagtgtatGTAGTTAACAAAAACTGgtagtgtgttatttttattcgatttgttttttttaaaatttatttacgttgtttagaaaaaaatatttatttactttgtttaaaaaaaattattgtttaattattatatttgtttacaaaaaaaaatggtatttttgatatatattcagCCGTAAAAACGCGCGCATGCACTAAATTGCATACGcgcacatgtattcatttgcatatGCGCACTCGCGCTTGTTGTAGGATcgactactcacgactagctagcgcggaagCGACTGCGCGTTGGGGACCACTCTTCTTTAGTAGTACCCTACTGCAGACCTTAGAAGCAAGGAAGTGTCTGGGATTGTAGTTAAATCCTGTCTATGAAGTGTTCGTGTCAAGGTGAATTGTTCGAGCCTCAAATGCTTTACATCTATTgtagatccatacatacatacatgtgcatgcacactgacccccacacatgcgcacaaacaaaaagaaagcagctcggataacggacattcaatgactattgaaaaggttgcaagactcaACGAAAATTATaggagaaataaataagtaactgAGTGGAAACTTTagcggtgagtgtgttaattaacaAAGCACTAAAATAGAATGAGTCTCTCCAGACAAAACGAAATATGCTTcgacacacgaactcacataaagaatcttgcaaaccaaatccaaaaacgaaatcacaatgaagtataaaatatatctttctttctagaACATCACAACCAAGGCCGGTgctgacaataataaagattcgTTTATCACAGCCAGATATTTACCACAGTAACCATGGTGATTTGCATCAAAACATTACTATTTCCTCCCCCCGTTATCTTAATATTCTTGGTTTTGTCTACTAAAGAGCGGTGGGATTACTTTAGTCACATGACAAACCGTACTTCCGTTTCCGCTATTTGATTCGGGAGGAAAACAATTacgtttttttgtatattttcacgGAGACTTGGTGTGATTGAATATATCTTCACACTAAATATCGATTTGTATAGCATAACAGGTAAGATATACACACCTATCCATCGATTGATCGTACGTACCGGATCTTTTATCTGGCTTCCAGAAATCCGTGAATATTTATACCGTGTATTGAGTATTCGGTTCCGCCCTTCCTGTCTCTCAAGATGTCCAGGTTTTCAGCATTACCCTTCGTGGGTCCCGGGGGACTGTGGTCTTCCGTGCTGTCACCCCCATCTCTTTAGCTTCTCTGGTCATATCTAATTCAGATTGCTTTACTCCAGAGCACACAACACTACGCTACAGTGAGCCATGTTGAGCAGAATGTTCCTAAGTAGACTAAGTTTCACCAAAGGACAGATGGAATGACACTCTAAAGACAATACGGGATAATTTCCTATTTTATGTCCGTAAAAATCAACTCCTAGTTGAAATTGCACAAGTATTCTTGTTGTAGTTGACCTTATGAGAAATGTCTTTCAGAGACAAATCGTGGGCCCAGTAATACGATAGAAGGATGATATTGAAGAAAGTGAGATGGCTTTTTCGAACCAACTGCCTTGAcgaatgctgttttttttttttttNNNNNNNNNNNNNNNNNNNNNNNNNNNNNNNNNNNNNNNNNNNNNNNNNNNNNNNNNNNNNNNNNNNNNNNNNNNNNNNNNNNNNNNNNNNNNNNNNNNNNNNNNNNNNNNNTTTGTGCATGTTTTATAGTCTTTCAGGCCTTCCGTACTTATAAGCCAACGGTCGGCACATATGAGGATTTTTCTCTTTAACTGTATGGTGCGTTAATATattgggaggggggggggacatcTACTCCAACAGATTGTGAAGTAACCATAGAAAATATGGCGAATCGTCAGcgattggtaaattttcagataaatacccgcacgattttcgctagggtgttagggttgcagcgtgcgggtgttaatctgaaaatttacccagCGATATGTGGCCCACATGAGATGGAAATGATtgcttcattgaaagaaaaagattgtTTTTCGAGagatgagttttttttctttaacctctTTCAGTCCAATCTCCGGACGCACACCCATGTGTACGTACGGACATGCGCGCATACGCGTTTGCTATGTCCTTTTTTACTCCTTtacaatttatattattgttttatattttctttacacatttttgtgtattttacctttcaccctgcttgttttttcatgtgcatgtgcgtatatgaacCTTTTTTGGGCGCGTGTGTGGGagtatgtctttttttttggcgaatgtgtgggtgtgcatgtgtgtctctcaAGCGAGTGTggatgagtatatgcatataggcacatgtggttgtgcgtgcgcgcatgtgtatgtatggacatacgCGCATACGCGATTGCTATGGGcataacggtcattctaatagctcctTTGTCTTAATAACAGCCAATCACATAGTAGTTTCCCTTCGTTTAACTATCATTTTCAtggcatattttgttttcctcGGTAACGGAAGAGATGCCGGCATGGGTTTCCGCTCCGACATCAAAAagtcggagttttatcatggcaacCAAatgattgtcacatattatatttacagataaattcctctatttacataatatcgaggtcatTCTTGTGTTGTCTtacaatttctatctatctatctatatatataacatcatttatatatttacgttatataaaactacatacatatatgtaatgttaaACGGTGTGAAGGTGTAGTTGCAGTTTACAAATTGTTAGGTTTCACCCAATGTTTAATGATCTCGTTTGTTAATCAATGTAGAAATGTTACAACACTTTCATTTTGATCTCTCTATAACTAATacagtttctttattatttcagatgaCATTGGCACAAAACAACTTTTGTACGTTCGACGCATCTggtatatttatcatttttctgtAGACAAAAGGAAAATGTTTCAGAGAAGTGATATAGTTAACCAACTGCTACAAATCTAGGCTTGAATTGCTATAAAATATTTGCTCTGATCTGAGGTTCATAACAACAGTTCTCCATCTCATTATCTGGTGCTTTTGCATTCTAATTAAACTTGAATATATTTGCAAAACGGTTTGCAGAATTTTAGATATCGGTAACAACAGAGTTAATAGcccgtgaaatattttgtaaggaataaattataagaagaagaataagaacatTATATGCTGtgttaaagagaagaaagataagggaaaaatttaatgCTGTGAGAAACGTAAATGGTGGGATCTATTTATATGCCATAGAGAAATGTCAAAAGAATTAGGAAAATCACAACATTggtgtgaaatctgtggtaaatcattccctaaAAGTCGTGAGTTGATAAGACACATTcgtgttcatacaggtgagaagccatttcactgtgatatctgtggtaaatcattctctgaaaatagtGTGTTAACTAGACACAGACgtcttcatacaggagagaaaccatgtcattgcgatatctgtggtaaatcattctgtcaTAACAGTGACTTAGCTAAacatacacgtattcatacaggagagaagccatttcactgtatTATCTGTGGCAAGGCTTTCACTGAAAATAGTGtgttaactagacacaaacgtattcatacaggagagaatcTATTTCACTGcattatctgtggtaaatcattctctcaaaacagtgacttaactaaacacacacgtattcatacaggagagaaaccatttcactgtgatatctgtggtaaggcATTCACTGAGAATAGTCACTTAAGAAGACACAAGCGTATTCACACAGGAAAGAgaccacatcactgtgatatctgtggtaaatcattctctgaaaacagtgacttaactaaacacatacgtattcatacaggagagaaaccatatcactgtgagatctgtggtaaatcattctctgaaaacagtgacttaactaaacacatacgtattcatacaggagagaagccatttaaATGTAATATCTGTGACAAGACATTCATTGAGAATAAACAGTTAAGCAGACACATgcttattcatacaggagagaatccATTTCACTGtattatctgtggtaaatcattcactgtaGGTAGTGAATTAGcagttcacaaacgtattcatacaggagagaagccatatcgttNNNNNNNNNNcatacgtattcatacaggagagaaaccatatcactgtgagatctgtggtaaatcattctctgaaaacagtgacttaactaaacacatacgtattcatacaggagagaagccatttaaATGTAATATCTGTGACAAGACATTCATTGAGAATAAACAGTTAAGCAGACACATgcttattcatacaggagagaatccATTTCACTGtattatctgtggtaaatcattcactgtaGGTAGTGAATTAGcagttcacaaacgtattcatacaggagagaagccatatcgttgCGATATCTGTGGCAAAGCATTCTCTAGCAGTAGAGTCTTAAAaagacacagacgtattcatacaggcgaGAGCCCATATCAGTGTGATGTCTGTAACAAAGCATTCTCTGGAATTAGTAActtgactacacacaaacgtattcatacaggggaaaagccATACAATTGTGATGTCTgttgtaaatcattctctgacatctctaacttaactaaacacaaacgtattcatacgagACAGAGacaatatcactgtgatatctgtggcaagtCATTCTCTGCAAAAGGTAACTTAACcacacacaagcgtattcatacaggggaaaaaccatataATCGTGATATCTGGTAAAGCATTCTCTGACAGTAGTGTCATaggaaaacacaaacatattcacacaggggagagaccatattgctgtgatatctgtggtaaatcattctctggaattACTAAATTGaccacacacaaacgtatttatACAGGGCAAAAGCCATATAatgtctgtggaaaatcattctctgaaaccTCTACCTTAATTAGACAAAAACGTTTTCATACAAGGgagagaccatatcactgtgatatgtggtaaatcattctctcggagAAGTAACTTAACTAGACATGCATCTATCCATATGAAAGTGTAATTGATTGCATCATTGTCAAAATTCATCAGAACACCCAACAACAACCAATATTTTAAAAACGTTTCTACTGCAAAATCATGACTGAGGCTTCATCAGTAATCATTGACCCCTTGACAGTAACCATACAGGTTTCAAgtataaacatacatctatatcggtaaagaaattgttgcttgtgtccatgagttgagtggtgacgagcaagcaaaccagcggagattgtggctcattgatttttgttgtcacttaaagcgtgcggaacccatgctccatacttctgaacctttcccatcgagtgaagctGCTTCTCTAtggcagtgtgggagcattccattttctctgccagttcctttGTTGTTTGATGAtgattttcgtgcaaaagttggtttaatcgctcttcatcgaactcaactggacggccagaacgaggtgcgtctttgaggtcaaagtttccatttttgaacttggcataccaaccacgagtggttctttcagctatggcaccctctccatacccAGCAACAAATGTTGCAATCAGCTTTTGTGGCATTAGAACCACAataattaaatgcaaaaaaaaaaaaaggtgttgaaaatgctcgttttcttaacttgacattccatgttaataatctgaaaataaacaaaaattaactagaaaacaaaaaaaaaaaaaaagattccaaaatgaagcaaaaatagaattcttgaaaaaataaattccaaaatttaaaaacgcaataaattccaaaatcaAAAAAAACCAGCAGGAACTTTGTTGCCAACTCAATATATAGGAGCAACTATCaactttgtattttatatcaGAGGTCCCCAACCCTCAGGCTGCAGAAAGGTACTGGTCTTTGTAGCATTTGCTACCAGACCAGAAAGAAATTATTAacttgtttaaaattatataatatttaaattgaatatttgacattaattgtttaaatatacaatattcacCTACTCAGTACAATCTCTCATAACTAAGTACATTtataattaaagtatatttttataattagtatatattttacatctacCTTTACTATCTGTCATAAATGTAAGTACATTTTgcaattaatgtatatttttgtttatttgtaataattttcagttaattttatgattttaaagAACTTTGCTATATGAGAGTGgaaaaattatacattttatctttcttttaatgaattactctttttattattgttttcattatcaaaATGTACTGAAGTCACACAGTATTGGTCTGATGGAATATTGCTTGTCATGAAGCCAGTCCGTGGTATAAAAAAGCTTGGAGACCACTGTTTTATATACATCCTATACACAACTGTGTCTTTGTAAGGAAGATAGCTTAGCActgtgaaatatttaataaaatcttcCTTTCGCAaaggctttgttatctcattctgtctaatatattgttggtgttggcactccgtcgcttacgacgtcgagggttccagttgatccgatcaacggaacagcctgctcgtgaaattaacgtgcaagtggctgagcactccacagacacgtgtacccttaacgtagttctcggggatattcagcgtgacacagagtgtgacaaggctgaccctttgaattacagacacaacagaaacaggaagtaagagtgagagaaagttgtggtgaaagagtacagcagggttcgccaccatcccctgccggagct
Coding sequences:
- the LOC106868516 gene encoding zinc finger protein ZFP2, giving the protein MSKELGKSQHCCEICGTSYPRRSELVKHIRVHTGEKPFHCDICGRSFTQNGSLSKHKHIHTGEKPYHCDICGKSFSAKANLTIHKRVHTGEKPFHCVICGKSFSDCRILRRHKRIHTGERPYHCDICGKAFSGINNLTTHKRIHTREKPYTCDICGTSFSDSRILRRHKRIHTGERPYHCDICGKSFSRINNLTTHKRIHTGEKPYACDICGKSFTANSTLIQHKRIHTGEKPYNCDICGLSFSRNSALTKHKLIHTGEKLYHCDF
- the LOC128251127 gene encoding zinc finger protein 665-like, whose protein sequence is MSKELGKSQHWCEICGKSFPKSRELIRHIRVHTGEKPFHCDICGKSFSENSVLTRHRRLHTGEKPCHCDICGKSFCHNSDLAKHTRIHTGEKPFHCIICGKAFTENSVLTRHKRIHTGENLFHCIICGKSFSQNSDLTKHTRIHTGEKPFHCDICGKAFTENSHLRRHKRIHTGKRPHHCDICGKSFSENSDLTKHIRIHTGEKPYHCEICGKSFSENSDLTKHIRIHTGEKPFKCNICDKTFIENKQLSRHMLIHTGENPFHCIICGKSFTVGSELAVHKRIHTGEKPYRXXXXIRIHTGEKPYHCEICGKSFSENSDLTKHIRIHTGEKPFKCNICDKTFIENKQLSRHMLIHTGENPFHCIICGKSFTVGSELAVHKRIHTGEKPYRCDICGKAFSSSRVLKRHRRIHTGESPYQCDVCNKAFSGISNLTTHKRIHTGEKPYNCDVCCKSFSDISNLTKHKRIHTRQRQYHCDICGKSFSAKGNLTTHKRIHTGEKPYNRDIW